The proteins below come from a single Roseiflexus sp. RS-1 genomic window:
- a CDS encoding IS5-like element ISRfsp3 family transposase (programmed frameshift) — MCKYRSIIENPEKLRSMTGLTVEEFHALVPIFHAAFEAYMKRRTIDGRVRYCRRYVSYANSPLPTTEDKLLFILTYLKQNPTQVMHGHLFQMSQSNVSKWVHLLHGALNYALSQQNLLPARTADDLARRLQEEPSCEEPSCEEPSCEEPSCEEPSCEEPSCEEPSCEEPSHATKAPPFFIHDGVERPIRRPSDKVDRELYYSGKKKRHTLKNVLIIDEFGSIHFLSDTYEGRVHDKCIADEAGYTLPNASILYQDAGFQGFTLPGVQIMQPKKKPRNGTLTPQEKEENRRISSVRVRIEHVIGDIKRYRIIHDIIRFSCSEFRDMVMETCCGLHNFRIWLKRKKQSKNQNES, encoded by the exons ATGTGTAAGTATCGATCCATTATCGAAAATCCGGAGAAATTACGCTCTATGACCGGACTGACCGTTGAAGAGTTCCACGCGCTGGTTCCGATCTTCCACGCCGCATTTGAAGCGTATATGAAACGTCGCACGATTGATGGCCGCGTCCGATATTGTCGTCGCTACGTCTCGTATGCAAACTCGCCGCTTCCGACAACAGAAGATAAATTGCTCTTTATTTTGACCTACTTAAAACAAAACCCAACGCAAGTGATGCACGGACACCTCTTTCAAATGAGCCAATCAAACGTAAGCAAATGGGTGCATCTTTTGCACGGAGCGCTGAACTATGCGCTTTCACAGCAAAATCTCCTGCCTGCGCGCACTGCCGACGACCTGGCGAGGCGATTGCAGGAAGAACCGTCGTGTGAAGAACCGTCGTGTGAAGAACCGTCGTGTGAAGAACCGTCGTGTGAAGAACCGTCGTGTGAAGAACCGTCGTGTGAAGAACCGTCGTGTGAAGAACCGTCGCATGCGACAAAAGCGCCCCCCT TTTTTATCCATGACGGCGTAGAACGTCCCATTCGCCGTCCAAGCGACAAAGTCGACCGGGAGTTGTATTACAGCGGTAAGAAGAAACGACATACGCTTAAGAACGTTCTCATCATTGATGAGTTTGGCTCTATTCACTTTTTGAGTGACACCTACGAAGGAAGGGTCCACGATAAATGTATTGCGGATGAAGCGGGATACACCCTTCCAAACGCGAGCATTCTCTATCAAGACGCCGGATTTCAAGGATTTACCCTGCCTGGCGTCCAGATTATGCAGCCAAAGAAGAAGCCGCGCAATGGAACCCTCACGCCGCAGGAAAAGGAGGAAAACCGGCGTATCTCATCCGTTCGCGTTCGTATTGAACATGTTATCGGCGATATCAAGCGGTATCGAATCATTCACGACATTATCCGCTTCAGTTGTTCCGAATTTCGGGATATGGTCATGGAAACATGTTGCGGGCTGCATAACTTCCGAATTTGGCTGAAACGCAAAAAGCAGTCCAAAAATCAAAACGAATCTTGA
- a CDS encoding Eco57I restriction-modification methylase domain-containing protein yields the protein MKFDVDAVRNCLKSFDFQTLFREHLGWDNHNQRLEVAVGNQTYALTAVAQKRGFVAFTCPAIPDRATRLKIDNHVTRSAREHFVIYVDRPGGQQVWHWVRREPGKPLASRDHRFYVSQSGDPLIQRLNQIAVSLDEEERITVVDVAGRARAAFDVDRVTRRFYDRFKAEHEAFRKLIQGITSDADLQWYTSLMLNRLMFVYFIQKKGFLDGDTDYLRNRLAQVQAVRGSNKFHSFYRYFLLRLFHEGLGKSPDERALDPTFEKLLGNVPFLNGGFFEVHDLEARWPEIDIPDAAFEKLFDFFDQYAWHLDERPLRADNEINPDVVGYIFEKYINQKQMGAYYTKEDITEYISKNTIIPFIFDVASKACAVAFKPDSALWRLLRDDPDRYIYPAVRHGVVRADGSIVPESDLPDFVQKGMHDPKARMHDRRYNLEQAPSGDLLRLATETWREYVYRRNRCLEIREKLRNGEVHQINDLITLNLDIWQFARDAIVQCEGPELLRAFWHAIENITVLDPTCGSGAFLFAALRILETLYSDCLERMERFVEDLQGKKHHPEQFSDFKRVLEQIGKHPNERYFILKSIIINNLYGVDIMEEAVEICKLRLFLKLAAQVERVEQIEPLPDIDFNIRAGNTLVGYATAEDVRKAFHEKKVGEAVQHKLLLGSAAEEYEQFQEDLELADRAFVQFRAQQTTHGGRITHRDKQELRHRLETLTAQLDRFLAGEYGVDLEKPQAFEAWKASHQPFHWFAEFYGIMRNGGFNVIIGNPPYVSYTKVRSEYQVKGFATEPCANLYAFVTERGFRLASEGGRFGMIVPIASVSTNGMKELQSIYREQAKQQ from the coding sequence ATGAAATTCGATGTTGACGCCGTTAGAAACTGCCTGAAGTCCTTCGACTTTCAGACGCTTTTTCGGGAGCATCTGGGTTGGGATAATCACAACCAGCGGCTTGAGGTTGCCGTCGGCAACCAGACCTACGCGCTCACTGCCGTTGCGCAGAAGCGCGGGTTCGTGGCCTTTACCTGCCCCGCCATCCCCGACCGTGCGACGCGGCTGAAGATTGACAACCACGTAACCAGGTCTGCGCGCGAGCACTTCGTCATCTACGTTGATCGTCCGGGTGGACAGCAGGTCTGGCACTGGGTGCGGCGGGAACCGGGCAAGCCGCTGGCCAGCCGTGACCATCGGTTCTACGTCTCGCAATCCGGTGACCCGCTCATCCAGCGGCTCAACCAGATCGCTGTGAGCCTCGATGAGGAAGAGCGGATCACCGTCGTGGACGTAGCCGGCCGCGCCCGCGCTGCCTTCGATGTGGACAGGGTCACCAGGCGCTTCTACGACCGGTTCAAGGCAGAGCACGAGGCCTTCCGCAAGCTCATCCAGGGGATCACGTCGGACGCGGATCTCCAGTGGTACACGTCCCTCATGCTCAACCGGCTGATGTTCGTCTATTTCATCCAGAAGAAAGGCTTCCTGGACGGCGATACCGACTACCTGCGCAACCGCCTTGCGCAGGTGCAGGCAGTCAGAGGAAGCAACAAGTTTCACAGTTTCTACCGTTACTTCCTGCTGCGACTCTTCCATGAAGGACTCGGCAAGTCGCCGGACGAGCGCGCGCTCGACCCAACCTTTGAAAAGCTGCTCGGCAACGTGCCATTCCTGAACGGCGGCTTTTTTGAAGTCCACGACCTGGAAGCGCGCTGGCCAGAGATCGACATCCCCGACGCTGCCTTCGAGAAGCTCTTCGACTTCTTCGACCAGTACGCCTGGCACCTCGACGAGCGCCCGCTGCGCGCCGACAACGAGATCAACCCTGATGTGGTCGGCTACATCTTCGAGAAGTACATCAACCAGAAGCAGATGGGAGCGTATTACACGAAGGAGGATATCACCGAATACATCAGCAAAAACACCATCATTCCCTTCATCTTCGACGTCGCCAGCAAGGCGTGCGCCGTGGCTTTCAAACCCGATTCGGCCCTGTGGCGGCTGCTCCGTGACGACCCAGACCGCTACATCTATCCGGCCGTGCGGCACGGCGTCGTGCGTGCCGACGGTTCCATCGTCCCGGAGTCCGACCTGCCCGATTTCGTGCAAAAGGGCATGCACGACCCCAAAGCGCGCATGCACGATAGACGCTACAATCTCGAACAAGCGCCCAGTGGCGATCTCCTTCGCCTCGCAACCGAGACCTGGCGCGAATACGTTTATCGGCGCAATCGGTGCCTGGAGATCCGCGAGAAGCTGCGCAACGGCGAGGTTCACCAGATCAACGATCTCATCACGCTCAACCTCGACATCTGGCAATTCGCGCGCGATGCCATCGTGCAGTGCGAAGGACCGGAACTCCTGCGCGCCTTCTGGCATGCCATCGAGAACATCACCGTCCTCGATCCCACCTGCGGCTCCGGCGCCTTCCTCTTCGCCGCCCTGCGCATCCTGGAGACGCTCTACAGCGACTGCCTGGAGCGGATGGAGCGGTTCGTCGAAGATCTCCAGGGGAAGAAGCACCACCCGGAACAGTTCAGCGATTTCAAAAGGGTGCTGGAACAGATCGGAAAGCACCCCAATGAGCGCTACTTCATCCTCAAATCCATCATTATCAACAATCTCTACGGCGTGGACATCATGGAAGAGGCGGTCGAGATCTGCAAACTGCGCCTGTTCCTCAAACTCGCGGCGCAGGTCGAGCGGGTCGAACAGATCGAGCCGCTGCCCGACATTGATTTCAACATCCGCGCCGGCAACACGCTTGTCGGATACGCCACCGCTGAGGATGTGCGAAAAGCGTTCCACGAGAAGAAGGTCGGCGAAGCGGTTCAGCACAAACTCCTTCTCGGAAGCGCAGCCGAGGAGTACGAGCAATTCCAGGAGGACCTGGAACTTGCCGATCGAGCCTTCGTCCAGTTCCGCGCCCAGCAGACGACCCACGGCGGCCGGATCACCCACCGCGACAAGCAGGAATTGCGCCATCGACTGGAGACGCTGACCGCCCAGCTCGACCGTTTTCTGGCCGGCGAGTACGGCGTTGACCTAGAGAAGCCGCAGGCGTTCGAGGCGTGGAAGGCTAGCCACCAGCCCTTCCACTGGTTCGCTGAGTTCTACGGCATCATGCGCAACGGCGGGTTTAATGTGATTATTGGAAATCCGCCGTATGTCTCTTACACCAAAGTACGTTCAGAGTACCAAGTAAAAGGATTCGCTACTGAGCCATGTGCAAATTTGTACGCCTTTGTCACGGAGCGAGGGTTCAGGTTAGCAAGTGAAGGTGGTAGGTTTGGCATGATTGTTCCAATTGCCTCGGTCTCAACGAACGGCATGAAAGAGCTACAGTCAATCTATAGAGAACAAGCCAAACAACAATAG
- a CDS encoding helicase-related protein, with translation MPQIFDNIEKHLLSALTDAMKLSERADFCVGYFNLRGWKQLSPLVDRWAGGEGHCCRLLVGMQQMPQDQLKQALRFGRDGHDIDQATATVLKRKLAQEFRDQLIVGVPTNEDEAGLQRLASQIVAKKVVVKLFLRHPLHAKLYLLFRRDPLNPKIGYLGSSNLTLAGLAGQGELNIDVLDHDACDKLARWFEDRWNDRFCLDISKELVEIINESWARTEPIPPYYIYIKIAYHLSQEARAGLTEFRIPSDFDNKLLEFQKAAVKIAAHHLNKRGGVVIGDVVGLGKTLMATALARIFEDDYGVETLIICPKNLVPMWEDYRQQYRLRAMVLSITRVQQELPNLRRFRLVVIDESHNLRNRNSKRYRAIADYIASNDSRVILLSATPYNKTYLDLSNQLRLFIDESRDIGIRPERLLRDLGETEFVRRYQCPVRSLAAFEKSEYADDWRDLMRLYLIRRTRTFIQENYAKLDPAQNRKYLEFANGARSYFPTRVPKTVKFTINENDPADQYARLFADDVVQRVNNLTLPRYGLGNYLKPSSHKRSTAEEARVLADLSRAGTRLKGFCRTNLFKRLESSGYSFILSLERHILRNYIFLHAIEQGLPLPIGAQDMGLLDTWANDQDSDLWEAATEDDNDDTPRELDKPARSQLTEREIQRRAAGIYNVYATQFKRCFKWLRLELFNKEALARDLRKDAQALMEVLTLVGVWDAAQDEKLKALLELLKERHPEEKVLVFSQFADTVKYLEEQLEAHGLHAIAAVTGDTADPTAIAYRFSPVSNERRDRIAPEDELRVVLTTDVLSEGQNLQDCSIIVNYDLPWAIIRLIQRAGRVDRIGQKSDRILCYSFLPADGVERIIRLRARVMQRLRENAEVVGADEAFFEGERNDRSLHDLYTEKAGILDGDEDTEVDLASYAYQIWKNAIDQYPELEKLIPALPNVVYSTKPHQPASDRPEGALVYLRTAEGNDALAWIDAQGNSVTESQFAILKAAECAPDTQALPRAENHHDLVARGVQLIVETEKSVGGQLGRPSGARFRTYERLKRYAEQLKGTLFESADLLKAIEDIYRHPLLQSATDTLNRQLKSGVSDEDLASLVIALRQDGRLCRVEEDGATGEPQVICSLGLRRADYQVPGASSGTERT, from the coding sequence ATGCCGCAAATCTTTGATAACATCGAGAAGCATCTCTTGTCTGCCCTGACCGATGCGATGAAGCTGTCGGAACGGGCGGACTTTTGCGTCGGCTACTTCAACCTGCGTGGATGGAAGCAACTATCTCCCCTCGTCGACAGGTGGGCTGGCGGTGAGGGGCACTGTTGCCGGCTATTGGTCGGCATGCAGCAGATGCCGCAAGACCAGCTTAAGCAGGCCCTGAGGTTCGGTAGGGATGGGCACGACATCGACCAGGCCACTGCCACTGTTCTGAAGCGCAAGCTGGCCCAGGAGTTCCGCGACCAGCTTATCGTGGGCGTTCCGACGAACGAGGACGAGGCAGGGCTGCAGCGCCTGGCCTCGCAAATCGTTGCTAAGAAGGTGGTTGTCAAGCTCTTTCTGCGCCATCCGCTTCATGCCAAGCTCTATCTGCTCTTTCGACGAGACCCGCTCAACCCGAAGATCGGCTACCTCGGCAGTAGCAACCTGACCCTGGCGGGGCTTGCCGGGCAAGGGGAGCTCAACATAGACGTCCTCGATCACGACGCCTGCGACAAGCTCGCCCGATGGTTCGAGGATCGTTGGAACGACCGATTCTGCCTCGACATCTCTAAGGAGCTGGTCGAGATCATCAACGAGAGCTGGGCGCGGACAGAACCGATCCCTCCCTATTATATCTACATCAAGATAGCCTACCACCTTTCTCAGGAGGCGCGGGCGGGCCTCACCGAGTTTCGCATCCCGAGCGACTTCGACAATAAGCTGCTTGAGTTCCAGAAGGCCGCCGTCAAAATCGCTGCGCATCACCTGAACAAGCGCGGCGGCGTCGTTATCGGCGATGTGGTCGGTCTGGGCAAGACCCTTATGGCGACGGCCCTGGCGCGGATTTTTGAGGACGATTACGGCGTTGAGACGCTCATCATCTGCCCCAAGAACCTGGTTCCGATGTGGGAGGATTATCGGCAGCAATACCGCCTCCGCGCTATGGTGCTTTCGATCACGCGAGTCCAGCAAGAGCTTCCCAACCTTCGCCGCTTCCGCCTGGTCGTCATTGACGAGAGCCACAACCTGCGCAATCGCAACAGCAAACGATACCGCGCCATTGCCGATTACATCGCCTCGAATGACAGTCGCGTCATCTTGCTGTCGGCTACGCCCTACAACAAGACCTATCTCGACCTCTCAAACCAACTCCGGCTGTTCATTGACGAATCCAGGGACATCGGCATCCGGCCGGAGAGGCTGCTGCGCGATCTGGGAGAGACCGAATTCGTCCGCCGCTACCAATGCCCCGTCCGGTCTCTCGCAGCATTCGAGAAAAGTGAGTACGCCGACGACTGGCGCGACCTTATGCGCTTGTATCTGATCCGCCGCACCCGCACCTTTATCCAGGAGAACTACGCCAAACTCGACCCTGCTCAAAACCGCAAGTACCTCGAGTTCGCAAACGGCGCGCGCTCCTACTTCCCGACCCGCGTGCCGAAGACGGTCAAGTTCACGATCAATGAGAACGACCCCGCCGATCAGTACGCGCGCCTCTTCGCCGACGACGTCGTGCAGAGGGTGAACAACCTCACGCTGCCACGCTATGGACTGGGGAATTACCTGAAGCCCTCATCCCACAAGCGGTCCACAGCGGAAGAAGCCAGGGTGTTGGCCGATCTCTCCCGCGCCGGCACGCGCCTCAAGGGCTTCTGCCGCACAAACTTGTTCAAGCGCCTGGAGAGCAGCGGCTATTCCTTCATCCTGTCGCTGGAGCGCCACATCCTGCGCAATTACATCTTCCTCCACGCCATTGAACAAGGACTGCCGCTCCCCATCGGCGCCCAGGATATGGGCCTCCTTGACACCTGGGCGAATGACCAGGACAGCGACCTGTGGGAGGCAGCGACCGAGGACGACAATGACGACACGCCCAGGGAACTGGATAAACCAGCTCGCAGCCAACTGACGGAGCGGGAGATTCAACGCCGTGCCGCTGGAATCTATAACGTCTATGCCACCCAATTCAAACGCTGCTTCAAGTGGTTGAGGCTGGAACTCTTCAATAAAGAAGCGCTCGCCAGGGATCTGCGCAAGGATGCGCAGGCGCTGATGGAAGTGCTGACGCTTGTCGGCGTGTGGGATGCCGCTCAAGACGAGAAGCTCAAAGCGCTCCTTGAGCTCTTAAAGGAGCGACATCCAGAGGAAAAGGTTCTCGTCTTCTCTCAGTTCGCCGATACGGTCAAGTACCTGGAGGAGCAGCTCGAAGCCCACGGACTGCACGCTATCGCCGCCGTGACGGGCGACACCGCCGATCCGACGGCTATCGCCTACCGCTTCAGTCCCGTCAGCAATGAGCGGCGCGACCGCATTGCTCCCGAAGACGAACTGCGCGTCGTGCTGACGACGGATGTTCTGAGTGAGGGGCAGAACCTCCAGGACTGCTCCATCATCGTCAACTACGACCTGCCCTGGGCCATTATCCGGCTTATCCAGCGGGCCGGGCGCGTGGACCGGATCGGCCAGAAATCGGACCGGATTTTGTGCTACTCGTTCCTCCCCGCCGATGGCGTGGAACGGATCATCCGGTTGCGCGCGCGGGTGATGCAACGGCTCCGCGAGAACGCAGAGGTGGTCGGCGCCGATGAGGCGTTCTTTGAAGGCGAGCGCAATGACCGGTCGCTCCACGACCTGTACACTGAGAAGGCGGGCATTTTAGATGGCGATGAGGATACGGAAGTTGACCTCGCCTCCTACGCCTACCAGATCTGGAAGAACGCCATTGATCAGTACCCGGAGCTTGAGAAGCTCATCCCGGCCTTACCGAATGTGGTGTACTCCACGAAACCACATCAGCCCGCCTCAGATCGCCCCGAGGGGGCGCTGGTCTACCTTCGCACTGCCGAAGGCAACGACGCGCTTGCATGGATCGACGCGCAAGGAAACAGTGTCACCGAGTCGCAGTTTGCCATTCTTAAAGCCGCCGAGTGCGCACCAGACACCCAGGCCCTGCCGCGCGCCGAGAATCACCACGACCTGGTCGCCAGAGGCGTCCAGCTTATTGTCGAGACTGAGAAGTCGGTCGGAGGGCAGCTGGGTCGCCCGTCGGGCGCGCGTTTCCGCACCTACGAGCGGCTCAAAAGGTATGCGGAGCAACTCAAGGGAACGCTCTTCGAGTCGGCCGACCTGCTCAAGGCTATCGAGGACATCTACAGGCATCCCCTGCTCCAATCCGCCACCGATACGCTCAACCGCCAGCTCAAGAGTGGCGTTTCGGACGAGGATCTGGCATCCCTGGTTATCGCCTTGCGACAAGACGGCCGCCTGTGCCGCGTGGAGGAAGATGGTGCAACAGGCGAACCCCAGGTGATTTGCTCGCTCGGACTCCGGCGCGCGGATTACCAGGTCCCCGGAGCCTCGTCCGGAACAGAGAGGACGTAG